A region of Silurus meridionalis isolate SWU-2019-XX chromosome 17, ASM1480568v1, whole genome shotgun sequence DNA encodes the following proteins:
- the hps4 gene encoding Hermansky-Pudlak syndrome 4 protein isoform X2: MSTTFLNHSAVMAETQHIESSCCSCFFLYDRSKVQEEGDLTRAGICYYYPEHTPLDQQELVCGQLAGVSRCVSEISASPVRLLRLRRSKYAIRMRDDFLWALSCISDLPDVSLCAFLDQLIDLFCFYNGSVRRTYQLHTQEEMAVRWARYLSHLQGGATELHHIFTCLTPTDCTHIDPLLLLKAALILQACQRCPLVLAGCILHRGRMVSTQMSPELTMKVMVHEAETYRLQEQKKQSSRRSSFVSTAHSSTTTTPVFLTPSELHMLRRPLVGNSVSCRSESPERPVKPRLLSRTLSDTPITDPSSSQMLASSPDSSLSDDASFSLCPSLASTPFRASIASQPGEEDATESHDRSMAGEMLLFEGLAPPGGKGENSKQGDDLSAGSEDENLQALRDTRERKGEGAGLEDYIIAKRSIREECVKVCEQSDVVLEPMLLYEHRVRGLVLLLLVEHDFDAHPNAKQEVHSSLASLNGLEAHLRTIPPATETPTAPYTFAHYDRIQNTLTTNMYGRATGAQERLFVKATALLHSHFSNEDMLQEAIIRSASCALYATRTAAQETFFVQQGAPTRNSGIPHSQDSAFSLPSKARHRLLKHGVKLL; encoded by the exons ATGAGCACCACATTTCTGAATCACTCAGCAGTAATGGCTGAGACTCAACACATCGAGAGCTCATG CTGCAGTTGTTTCTTCTTGTACGATCGATCTAAAGTTCAGGAGGAAGGAGATCTGACTCGCGCTGGCATCTGCTACTATTACCCTGAACAT actCCGTTGGATCAGCAGGAGCTGGTGTGTGGTCAGTTGGCTGGTGTGAGTCGATGTGTGTCAGAGATTTCAGCATCTCCCGTCCGTCTGCTCCGTCTGCGCAGGAGCAAATATGCAATCCGCATGAGAGACGACTTcctctgg gCTCTGAGCTGTATCAGTGATCTCCCGGATGTCAGTCTGTGTGCTTTCCTGGATCAGTTGATTgatctgttctgtttttataaCGGATCGGTGCGTCGCACTTATCAG CTCCACACTCAGGAGGAAATGGCTGTACGATGGGCTCGCTATCTCTCCCACCTGCAGGGTGGCGCTACTGAGCTGCACCACATCTTCACCTGCCTCACACCCACCGATTGCACACAT attGACCCTTTGTTGTTGCTAAAGGCTGCACTGATCCTGCAGGCGTGTCAGCGCTGCCCCCTGGTGTTAGCAGGCTGTATTCTCCATCGTGGCAG aaTGGTGAGCACACAGATGTCTCCAGAGCTTACGATGAAAGTGATGGTGCACGAAGCAGAGACCTATCGGTTACAG GAACAGAAGAAGCAATCCAGTAGAAGGAGCTCATTTGTGTCCACGGCCCATTCCAGCACGACCACCACACCTGTGTTCCTGACACCTTCTGAACTTCATATGCTGCGCCGCCCTCTAGTGGGCAACTCTGTGTCCTGCAG GTCTGAATCTCCTGAACGACCCGTGAAGCCCCGCCTCCTTTCTCGCACACTCTCTGACACGCCAATCACCGACCCGTCATCCAGTCAGATGCTGGCGTCCTCCCCTGACTCCTCCCTCTCTGATGATGCGAGCTTTAGCCTGTGCCCCTCGTTAGCGAGCACGCCGTTTCGCGCCAGCATAGCGAGCCAGCCAGGAGAAGAAGATGCCACCGAGTCACACGACCGCTCCATGGCCGGGGAAATGCTTTTGTTCGAGGGTTTAGCACCACCAGGAGGTAAAGGTGAGAACAGCAAGCAGGGTGATGATCTCAGTGCCGGCAGCGAGGACGAGAATCTCCAAGCTTTGAGAGACACCCGTGAGAGGAAGGGGGAAGGGGCGGGGCTAGAGGATTACATCATAGCGAAGAGAAGCAtcagagaggagtgtgtgaaggtgtgtgagcAGAGTGATGTGGTTCTCGAGCCCATGCTGCTGTATGAGCACCGGGTCAGAGGACTCGTTCTCTTACTGCTGGTGGAACACGACTTCGACGCACACCCTAACGCCAAGcaggaagtg caCAGCAGTCTGGCATCTCTGAACGGACTTGAAGCTCACCTGAGGACAATCCCACCTGCAACTGAGACCCCTACAGCACCGTACACTTTTGCCCACTATGATCGCATCCAGAACACACTCACTa cgaaCATGTATGGCCGTGCCACAGGAGCTCAGGAACGCCTGTTTGTGAAAGCCACAGCCCTGCTACACTCACACTTCTCAAACGAGGACATGCTGCAGGAAGCCattatcag gagtGCCAGCTGTGCTCTCTATGCCACTCGTACTGCAGCTCAGGAGACCTTCTTTGTCCAGCAGGGGGCGCCTACAAGGAATTCTGGGATCCCACACAGCCAGGACAGCGCCTTCTCTCTGCCCAGTAAAGCTCGACATCGCCTACTCAAACATGGAGTCAAACTGCTCTGA
- the hps4 gene encoding Hermansky-Pudlak syndrome 4 protein isoform X4 produces MSTTFLNHSAVMAETQHIESSCCSCFFLYDRSKVQEEGDLTRAGICYYYPEHALSCISDLPDVSLCAFLDQLIDLFCFYNGSVRRTYQLHTQEEMAVRWARYLSHLQGGATELHHIFTCLTPTDCTHIDPLLLLKAALILQACQRCPLVLAGCILHRGRMVSTQMSPELTMKVMVHEAETYRLQEQKKQSSRRSSFVSTAHSSTTTTPVFLTPSELHMLRRPLVGNSVSCRSESPERPVKPRLLSRTLSDTPITDPSSSQMLASSPDSSLSDDASFSLCPSLASTPFRASIASQPGEEDATESHDRSMAGEMLLFEGLAPPGGKGENSKQGDDLSAGSEDENLQALRDTRERKGEGAGLEDYIIAKRSIREECVKVCEQSDVVLEPMLLYEHRVRGLVLLLLVEHDFDAHPNAKQEVQHSSLASLNGLEAHLRTIPPATETPTAPYTFAHYDRIQNTLTTNMYGRATGAQERLFVKATALLHSHFSNEDMLQEAIIRSASCALYATRTAAQETFFVQQGAPTRNSGIPHSQDSAFSLPSKARHRLLKHGVKLL; encoded by the exons ATGAGCACCACATTTCTGAATCACTCAGCAGTAATGGCTGAGACTCAACACATCGAGAGCTCATG CTGCAGTTGTTTCTTCTTGTACGATCGATCTAAAGTTCAGGAGGAAGGAGATCTGACTCGCGCTGGCATCTGCTACTATTACCCTGAACAT gCTCTGAGCTGTATCAGTGATCTCCCGGATGTCAGTCTGTGTGCTTTCCTGGATCAGTTGATTgatctgttctgtttttataaCGGATCGGTGCGTCGCACTTATCAG CTCCACACTCAGGAGGAAATGGCTGTACGATGGGCTCGCTATCTCTCCCACCTGCAGGGTGGCGCTACTGAGCTGCACCACATCTTCACCTGCCTCACACCCACCGATTGCACACAT attGACCCTTTGTTGTTGCTAAAGGCTGCACTGATCCTGCAGGCGTGTCAGCGCTGCCCCCTGGTGTTAGCAGGCTGTATTCTCCATCGTGGCAG aaTGGTGAGCACACAGATGTCTCCAGAGCTTACGATGAAAGTGATGGTGCACGAAGCAGAGACCTATCGGTTACAG GAACAGAAGAAGCAATCCAGTAGAAGGAGCTCATTTGTGTCCACGGCCCATTCCAGCACGACCACCACACCTGTGTTCCTGACACCTTCTGAACTTCATATGCTGCGCCGCCCTCTAGTGGGCAACTCTGTGTCCTGCAG GTCTGAATCTCCTGAACGACCCGTGAAGCCCCGCCTCCTTTCTCGCACACTCTCTGACACGCCAATCACCGACCCGTCATCCAGTCAGATGCTGGCGTCCTCCCCTGACTCCTCCCTCTCTGATGATGCGAGCTTTAGCCTGTGCCCCTCGTTAGCGAGCACGCCGTTTCGCGCCAGCATAGCGAGCCAGCCAGGAGAAGAAGATGCCACCGAGTCACACGACCGCTCCATGGCCGGGGAAATGCTTTTGTTCGAGGGTTTAGCACCACCAGGAGGTAAAGGTGAGAACAGCAAGCAGGGTGATGATCTCAGTGCCGGCAGCGAGGACGAGAATCTCCAAGCTTTGAGAGACACCCGTGAGAGGAAGGGGGAAGGGGCGGGGCTAGAGGATTACATCATAGCGAAGAGAAGCAtcagagaggagtgtgtgaaggtgtgtgagcAGAGTGATGTGGTTCTCGAGCCCATGCTGCTGTATGAGCACCGGGTCAGAGGACTCGTTCTCTTACTGCTGGTGGAACACGACTTCGACGCACACCCTAACGCCAAGcaggaagtg cagcaCAGCAGTCTGGCATCTCTGAACGGACTTGAAGCTCACCTGAGGACAATCCCACCTGCAACTGAGACCCCTACAGCACCGTACACTTTTGCCCACTATGATCGCATCCAGAACACACTCACTa cgaaCATGTATGGCCGTGCCACAGGAGCTCAGGAACGCCTGTTTGTGAAAGCCACAGCCCTGCTACACTCACACTTCTCAAACGAGGACATGCTGCAGGAAGCCattatcag gagtGCCAGCTGTGCTCTCTATGCCACTCGTACTGCAGCTCAGGAGACCTTCTTTGTCCAGCAGGGGGCGCCTACAAGGAATTCTGGGATCCCACACAGCCAGGACAGCGCCTTCTCTCTGCCCAGTAAAGCTCGACATCGCCTACTCAAACATGGAGTCAAACTGCTCTGA
- the hps4 gene encoding Hermansky-Pudlak syndrome 4 protein isoform X3, giving the protein MSTTFLNHSAVMAETQHIESSCCSCFFLYDRSKVQEEGDLTRAGICYYYPEHTPLDQQELVCGQLAGVSRCVSEISASPVRLLRLRRSKYAIRMRDDFLWALSCISDLPDVSLCAFLDQLIDLFCFYNGSVRRTYQLHTQEEMAVRWARYLSHLQGGATELHHIFTCLTPTDCTHIDPLLLLKAALILQACQRCPLVLAGCILHRGRMVSTQMSPELTMKVMVHEAETYRLQKKQSSRRSSFVSTAHSSTTTTPVFLTPSELHMLRRPLVGNSVSCRSESPERPVKPRLLSRTLSDTPITDPSSSQMLASSPDSSLSDDASFSLCPSLASTPFRASIASQPGEEDATESHDRSMAGEMLLFEGLAPPGGKGENSKQGDDLSAGSEDENLQALRDTRERKGEGAGLEDYIIAKRSIREECVKVCEQSDVVLEPMLLYEHRVRGLVLLLLVEHDFDAHPNAKQEVQHSSLASLNGLEAHLRTIPPATETPTAPYTFAHYDRIQNTLTTNMYGRATGAQERLFVKATALLHSHFSNEDMLQEAIIRSASCALYATRTAAQETFFVQQGAPTRNSGIPHSQDSAFSLPSKARHRLLKHGVKLL; this is encoded by the exons ATGAGCACCACATTTCTGAATCACTCAGCAGTAATGGCTGAGACTCAACACATCGAGAGCTCATG CTGCAGTTGTTTCTTCTTGTACGATCGATCTAAAGTTCAGGAGGAAGGAGATCTGACTCGCGCTGGCATCTGCTACTATTACCCTGAACAT actCCGTTGGATCAGCAGGAGCTGGTGTGTGGTCAGTTGGCTGGTGTGAGTCGATGTGTGTCAGAGATTTCAGCATCTCCCGTCCGTCTGCTCCGTCTGCGCAGGAGCAAATATGCAATCCGCATGAGAGACGACTTcctctgg gCTCTGAGCTGTATCAGTGATCTCCCGGATGTCAGTCTGTGTGCTTTCCTGGATCAGTTGATTgatctgttctgtttttataaCGGATCGGTGCGTCGCACTTATCAG CTCCACACTCAGGAGGAAATGGCTGTACGATGGGCTCGCTATCTCTCCCACCTGCAGGGTGGCGCTACTGAGCTGCACCACATCTTCACCTGCCTCACACCCACCGATTGCACACAT attGACCCTTTGTTGTTGCTAAAGGCTGCACTGATCCTGCAGGCGTGTCAGCGCTGCCCCCTGGTGTTAGCAGGCTGTATTCTCCATCGTGGCAG aaTGGTGAGCACACAGATGTCTCCAGAGCTTACGATGAAAGTGATGGTGCACGAAGCAGAGACCTATCGGTTACAG AAGAAGCAATCCAGTAGAAGGAGCTCATTTGTGTCCACGGCCCATTCCAGCACGACCACCACACCTGTGTTCCTGACACCTTCTGAACTTCATATGCTGCGCCGCCCTCTAGTGGGCAACTCTGTGTCCTGCAG GTCTGAATCTCCTGAACGACCCGTGAAGCCCCGCCTCCTTTCTCGCACACTCTCTGACACGCCAATCACCGACCCGTCATCCAGTCAGATGCTGGCGTCCTCCCCTGACTCCTCCCTCTCTGATGATGCGAGCTTTAGCCTGTGCCCCTCGTTAGCGAGCACGCCGTTTCGCGCCAGCATAGCGAGCCAGCCAGGAGAAGAAGATGCCACCGAGTCACACGACCGCTCCATGGCCGGGGAAATGCTTTTGTTCGAGGGTTTAGCACCACCAGGAGGTAAAGGTGAGAACAGCAAGCAGGGTGATGATCTCAGTGCCGGCAGCGAGGACGAGAATCTCCAAGCTTTGAGAGACACCCGTGAGAGGAAGGGGGAAGGGGCGGGGCTAGAGGATTACATCATAGCGAAGAGAAGCAtcagagaggagtgtgtgaaggtgtgtgagcAGAGTGATGTGGTTCTCGAGCCCATGCTGCTGTATGAGCACCGGGTCAGAGGACTCGTTCTCTTACTGCTGGTGGAACACGACTTCGACGCACACCCTAACGCCAAGcaggaagtg cagcaCAGCAGTCTGGCATCTCTGAACGGACTTGAAGCTCACCTGAGGACAATCCCACCTGCAACTGAGACCCCTACAGCACCGTACACTTTTGCCCACTATGATCGCATCCAGAACACACTCACTa cgaaCATGTATGGCCGTGCCACAGGAGCTCAGGAACGCCTGTTTGTGAAAGCCACAGCCCTGCTACACTCACACTTCTCAAACGAGGACATGCTGCAGGAAGCCattatcag gagtGCCAGCTGTGCTCTCTATGCCACTCGTACTGCAGCTCAGGAGACCTTCTTTGTCCAGCAGGGGGCGCCTACAAGGAATTCTGGGATCCCACACAGCCAGGACAGCGCCTTCTCTCTGCCCAGTAAAGCTCGACATCGCCTACTCAAACATGGAGTCAAACTGCTCTGA
- the hps4 gene encoding Hermansky-Pudlak syndrome 4 protein isoform X1: protein MSTTFLNHSAVMAETQHIESSCCSCFFLYDRSKVQEEGDLTRAGICYYYPEHTPLDQQELVCGQLAGVSRCVSEISASPVRLLRLRRSKYAIRMRDDFLWALSCISDLPDVSLCAFLDQLIDLFCFYNGSVRRTYQLHTQEEMAVRWARYLSHLQGGATELHHIFTCLTPTDCTHIDPLLLLKAALILQACQRCPLVLAGCILHRGRMVSTQMSPELTMKVMVHEAETYRLQEQKKQSSRRSSFVSTAHSSTTTTPVFLTPSELHMLRRPLVGNSVSCRSESPERPVKPRLLSRTLSDTPITDPSSSQMLASSPDSSLSDDASFSLCPSLASTPFRASIASQPGEEDATESHDRSMAGEMLLFEGLAPPGGKGENSKQGDDLSAGSEDENLQALRDTRERKGEGAGLEDYIIAKRSIREECVKVCEQSDVVLEPMLLYEHRVRGLVLLLLVEHDFDAHPNAKQEVQHSSLASLNGLEAHLRTIPPATETPTAPYTFAHYDRIQNTLTTNMYGRATGAQERLFVKATALLHSHFSNEDMLQEAIIRSASCALYATRTAAQETFFVQQGAPTRNSGIPHSQDSAFSLPSKARHRLLKHGVKLL from the exons ATGAGCACCACATTTCTGAATCACTCAGCAGTAATGGCTGAGACTCAACACATCGAGAGCTCATG CTGCAGTTGTTTCTTCTTGTACGATCGATCTAAAGTTCAGGAGGAAGGAGATCTGACTCGCGCTGGCATCTGCTACTATTACCCTGAACAT actCCGTTGGATCAGCAGGAGCTGGTGTGTGGTCAGTTGGCTGGTGTGAGTCGATGTGTGTCAGAGATTTCAGCATCTCCCGTCCGTCTGCTCCGTCTGCGCAGGAGCAAATATGCAATCCGCATGAGAGACGACTTcctctgg gCTCTGAGCTGTATCAGTGATCTCCCGGATGTCAGTCTGTGTGCTTTCCTGGATCAGTTGATTgatctgttctgtttttataaCGGATCGGTGCGTCGCACTTATCAG CTCCACACTCAGGAGGAAATGGCTGTACGATGGGCTCGCTATCTCTCCCACCTGCAGGGTGGCGCTACTGAGCTGCACCACATCTTCACCTGCCTCACACCCACCGATTGCACACAT attGACCCTTTGTTGTTGCTAAAGGCTGCACTGATCCTGCAGGCGTGTCAGCGCTGCCCCCTGGTGTTAGCAGGCTGTATTCTCCATCGTGGCAG aaTGGTGAGCACACAGATGTCTCCAGAGCTTACGATGAAAGTGATGGTGCACGAAGCAGAGACCTATCGGTTACAG GAACAGAAGAAGCAATCCAGTAGAAGGAGCTCATTTGTGTCCACGGCCCATTCCAGCACGACCACCACACCTGTGTTCCTGACACCTTCTGAACTTCATATGCTGCGCCGCCCTCTAGTGGGCAACTCTGTGTCCTGCAG GTCTGAATCTCCTGAACGACCCGTGAAGCCCCGCCTCCTTTCTCGCACACTCTCTGACACGCCAATCACCGACCCGTCATCCAGTCAGATGCTGGCGTCCTCCCCTGACTCCTCCCTCTCTGATGATGCGAGCTTTAGCCTGTGCCCCTCGTTAGCGAGCACGCCGTTTCGCGCCAGCATAGCGAGCCAGCCAGGAGAAGAAGATGCCACCGAGTCACACGACCGCTCCATGGCCGGGGAAATGCTTTTGTTCGAGGGTTTAGCACCACCAGGAGGTAAAGGTGAGAACAGCAAGCAGGGTGATGATCTCAGTGCCGGCAGCGAGGACGAGAATCTCCAAGCTTTGAGAGACACCCGTGAGAGGAAGGGGGAAGGGGCGGGGCTAGAGGATTACATCATAGCGAAGAGAAGCAtcagagaggagtgtgtgaaggtgtgtgagcAGAGTGATGTGGTTCTCGAGCCCATGCTGCTGTATGAGCACCGGGTCAGAGGACTCGTTCTCTTACTGCTGGTGGAACACGACTTCGACGCACACCCTAACGCCAAGcaggaagtg cagcaCAGCAGTCTGGCATCTCTGAACGGACTTGAAGCTCACCTGAGGACAATCCCACCTGCAACTGAGACCCCTACAGCACCGTACACTTTTGCCCACTATGATCGCATCCAGAACACACTCACTa cgaaCATGTATGGCCGTGCCACAGGAGCTCAGGAACGCCTGTTTGTGAAAGCCACAGCCCTGCTACACTCACACTTCTCAAACGAGGACATGCTGCAGGAAGCCattatcag gagtGCCAGCTGTGCTCTCTATGCCACTCGTACTGCAGCTCAGGAGACCTTCTTTGTCCAGCAGGGGGCGCCTACAAGGAATTCTGGGATCCCACACAGCCAGGACAGCGCCTTCTCTCTGCCCAGTAAAGCTCGACATCGCCTACTCAAACATGGAGTCAAACTGCTCTGA
- the LOC124400237 gene encoding cytochrome c oxidase subunit 6A, mitochondrial translates to MAAFGRFSQTLLRSVSGAQTRQLSAAATHGEQGGKTWKLLTFLVALPGVGVCMMNTFLKAQHHSHDHPEFIPYTHLRIRSKRFPWGDGNKTLFHNSHLNALPDGYEDHK, encoded by the exons ATGGCGGCGTTTGGACGTTTCTCTCAGACTCTGCTGCGCTCTGTTTCTGGGGCTCAGACTCGGCAGCTCTCCGCAGCGGCGACTCACGGAGAGCAGggag GGAAGACCTGGAAGCTGCTgaccttcctggtggctctgcCGGGAGtcggtgtgtgtatgatgaacACTTTTCTTAAGGCTCAGCACCACAGCCACGATCATCCAGAGTTCATCCCCTACACACATCTCCGCATCCGCAGCAAG CGTTTCCCATGGGGTGACGGAAACAAGACCCTTTTCCACAACTCCCACCTCAACGCTCTTCCTGATGGATACGAGGATCACAAGTAA
- the LOC124400234 gene encoding hepatic lectin-like translates to MESQQYDRFTSSETESTERYSNDAPLFTQNRQTRRFYLMFGFLTLFVLLLTLSVGIRISQVNQQVSDILFSLQTVNTEIKSAQTGHDPFHAPSVLIPERGSCESDWVFYKNKCYYMSTKRLNWHNAEKDCIQQKGHLLVVNNREEMEYISQLTLQSFAYWIGLIEREGEGTWSWVDGTDYKSTEQFWDEGQPDDWDVPVNGEDCGQVHAKNPNSPILLTHRLWNDADCTLAFKYICERPA, encoded by the exons ATGGAGTCGCAGCAGTACGATCGCTTCACCTCGTCAGAAACAGAAAGCACTGAGAGATATTCTAATGACGCTCCTTTGTTCACACAGA ACCGACAGACCCGGCGTTTTTACTTGATGTTCGGCTTCCTGACGCTCTTCGTGCTCCTGCTGACGCTCTCAGTGGGAATCAGAA TCTCTCAGGTGAACCAGCAGGTGTCGGACATTTTGTTCTCGCTGCAGACGGTCAACACTGAGATCAAATCTGCTCAGACAG GTCATGATCCATTTCATGCTCCTTCAGTCCTGATACCGGAGAGAG GTTCCTGTGAGAGCGACTGGGTCTTTTACAAAAATAAGTGCTATTACATGTCTACTAAGAGGCTCAACTGGCACAATGCAGAGAAGGACTGCATCCAGCAAAAAGGTCATCTACTGGTGGTGAACAACCGTGAGGAGATG GAGTACATCTCTCAGCTGACTTTACAAAGTTTTGCTTATTGGATAGGTCTGAttgaaagagagggagaaggaacCTGGAGCTGGGTCGATGGAACCGACTATAAGTCCACTGAGCA ATTCTGGGATGAAGGACAACCAGATGATTGGGATGTGCCTGTGAACGGAGAAGACTGCGGCCAAGTTCATGCAAAAAACCCAAATTCTCCTATTCTACTGACGCACCGGCTGTGGAACGATGCTGACTGTACTTTagcttttaaatatatatgtgagcGACCTgcatag
- the pla2g1b gene encoding phospholipase A2, translating into MHLFWIVLWTTVSVACAETPPRALWQFGNMITCMQPGVNPLIYNNYGCYCGFSGSGSPIDQIDQCCMVHDKCYETARKLPECPSIVDLPYVKVYKYNCSDKIITCSASNDKCQAAVCDCDRVAANCFAQHHHAYNPDNKTPPAGACKN; encoded by the exons ATGCATCTTTTCTGGATTGTGCTGTGGACCACCG TGAGCGTGGCGTGTGCTGAGACTCCACCTCGAGCTCTGTGGCAGTTCGGAAACATGATCACTTGCATGCAGCCGGGTGTAAATCCATTAATTTACAACAATTATGGATGTTACTGTGGGTTTTCTGGATCTGGCTCGCCCATAGACCAAATTGATCA GTGTTGTATGGTGCATGATAAGTGCTATGAGACAGCTAGGAAACTTCCAGAATGTCCGAGTATAGTCGACCTGCCATATGTCAAAGTGTACAAATACAACTGCTCTGATAAAATCATCACCTGCTCAG cCTCCAATGATAAATGCCAGGCTGCAGTGTGTGACTGTGACCGAGTCGCCGCAAACTGCTTCGCTCAGCATCATCATGCATACAACCCTGACAACAAAACCCCCCCGGCAGGAGCGTGCAAGAACTGA
- the prkab1b gene encoding 5'-AMP-activated protein kinase subunit beta-1b translates to MGNASSERSAQGEKGPRSRGGKDGKILLTDDTDLFHDDAKEYLAWQKDVQSVRKCAPVEHPTVFKWSSPAKEVCLSGSFNNWATKIPLSKSHNNFTGIVDLPEGEHQYKYYVDGHWTLDPTKPVITTKSGIVNNVVLIRKSDFEVFETLKNDSEICTDVSDISGSPPGPYHQDSYSVTAEERLRSPPILPPHLLQVLLNKDTGVSCDPALLPEPNHVMLNHLYALSIKDGVMVLSATHRYKKKYVTTLLYKPI, encoded by the exons ATGGGAAACGCTAGCAGTGAGAGAAGTGCTCAGGGTGAGAAAGGTCCGAGGAGTCGCGGAGGGAAAGACGGCAAAATCCTCCTGACTGATGATACGGATCTGTTCCATGATGACGCCAAg GAGTACTTGGCATGGCAGAAGGATGTTCAGTCGGTGAGGAAGTGTGCACCAGTTGAACACCCCACTGTGTTTAAATGGTCCAGTCCGGCAAAAGAAGTTTGTCTCTCCGGCTCCTTCAATAACTGGGCCACCAAAATCCCTCTGTCCAAGAG TCACAATAATTTCACAGGAATTGTGGATCTTCCTGAAGGAGAACATCAGTATAAGTATTATGTAGATGGACACTGGACTTTAGATCCTACGAAG CCCGTCATCACAACTAAATCCGGCATCGTCAACAATGTAGTTCTGATTCGCAAGTCGGACTTCGAGGTTTTCGAAACCCTGAAGAACGACTCTGAGATCTGCACAGATGTGTCAG aCATCTCCGGATCTCCTCCTGGACCGTACCATCAGGACTCATACTCAGTTACAGCAGAGGAGCGACTTCGTTCTCCCCCCATcctgcctcctcacctcctgcAGGTTCTGCTTAATAAAGACACAGGTGTCTCG tgtgatcCTGCTCTACTTCCTGAACCCAATCATGTGATGCTCAATCACCTGTACGCTCTCTCTATTAAG GATGGCGTGATGGTGCTCAGCGCAACGCATCGCTACAAGAAGAAATATGTCACTACGCTGCTGTACAAACCCATTTGA